tttttaacttttggcagAGACATTTAAACTGACTTTGCTCCATTTTGTACCTACTCTCGAGATACTTGTATTTCAAGCTGAATGTCATTAACTAACAAGGACACATAAGTAATGCTAGAGTCCATAATTTTTTAATGGCAACAATAAAGCATtttagaagtaaaaggaataatgCTCATCTGTTGTAATCTATGTCTAAAGGAGAGTTCTATAAGATAGCTAAGTATTGTTAACCTAAAGGTACCGTCATTTGGGGGTCAGAGTAGAAGAGTGTGTGGTGATTAGGCCCCAACATTTCCAGTGAATCATGTTAATGGTTTTACCCCTAGGGGATGATGGAACTAACAAAGAAGCCACCAGCACAGGAAAGCTGAACCAGGAGAATGAGCACATTTACAACCTGTGGTGTTCTGGTCGAGTGTGCTGTGAGGGGATGCTTATCCAGCTGAGGGTAAGTAGGGAATTTCTGGTACAGTGTAtatcttcctttcattttttccagcGTGATCCCAAGTCCTGTAAGATCAGTgtctaatttttttcatgtttgacTTAAAATGAGATCTAAAAATTatcttttgggaattccctggtggtccagtggttaagactctgcgcttccactgcaggaggccctggttcgatccctggtcagggaactaagatcctgcaagccacgtggcacagccaaataaataagtaaataaaaatcatcttttttaCTGACTGGCAAATGTAGAGTATATTTGATGAAGCATTTGAGTCCCCCTCCAATGTCTTCTCCTTATAGCAAACAGAAGTTGCAATTGttctcttgggttttttttgttttttagttcctCAAGAGACAGGACTTATTGAATGTCCTGGCCCGGATGATGAGGCCAGTGAGTGATCAAGTGGTATGTATTCTTTCTGCTGGTTTTCTCTGTACAGATTGAATTCTTAACTTCTTAGAGCTTGTTCCATTTCTTGCCAGGATTATATTTGGACTTTCTAACAACTTGTGTCCCTTGCCCAAAAAATGGAACCTTTTCTATCTAGATGGATCATCTTCCACTCAGTGTGAAACTGGGGGTGGAGGTGCAGGGGGGTGTGAGGAGACGTATGTGCTTTTTGTAGGGAAAGAGGTAATACTCTGTCACCAGGTAGATCAACAGAATCAACCTGGATGATGGAGGGAAAAAACAGTTGTCACAGACCATTTGCCCTCACATCTGAttctgcttttggtgtctgctttTATCTTTGGCAGTAGGCTGggtttctttgcaaatattttttgccTCAAGTAATACATCTTGGGCTGAATGAGTTCATAACACAATATGGAGCCCTTATTGTTTGgtatactttctttcttttactaaaTTAACATGTTAATCTGAAAATTGTGTCCTTCGTTAGAAATGCCACATTCCCCCTCCCTTCATTCTTCCAATAAATAATTGTGCTGACTCCCACTGCtgcaagaaacaaaaatacatgaGACAGTCTTTTATATAAGCTAGTAGAACAagaaatgtatgcatatatatcaaAATACAAAGTAGTATTTGGTTAATAAGTGCTATATTGGTAATATACTTAGGTACTTTTTATTGGATTGAAACGCAATTGTTATTTTAAAGGTCTTATTGTTAGTTGGAAacctgtttcttttatttattttaatttttctaatgtgGCCACTGATGATTTTACCCACTAGTTTTTAGAGCCTCCTCAGTTAAAACTCAAAGGAGGAAGTTTTGCTGCATCTTCAGCCATCTTTTTGTAGAAATTATTCTTTAGAGTGTTGTGTTAATCATTTTCAGTTCTTTCCTGAGGTCGATTTAATCTCTTTTCCTCTGAGCCAGCCAgccttttactttttttgctgttttttggggtttttttccctgcaGTGAAAAGCAGCCTCAACAAACATAtgggttttgtatatttttaagccTTTTTATGTGGGTTCTGCTTAAGGTGTTACTTTGTGTAGTTTCCCCTCAAtgataaaagaacagaaaaccttTTCTTTAGCAACTGCCATCTTGCCAGATCTTTGCTATATTTCCCTACATTAACATTTCCCTTCTTCCACATATATACTGGTAATTTTTGACCCAAACTTTTAAAGATATAGTTAATAAGACAAATAGGGCCATGTTTTATCATACCAGACTCTTTAGGCTTAtaactttctctctctggccCAATGTAGAGTATTAAAAACTGTTTAACCTGCCTCTGGGGTGTTTCCAACACCAACAACCAGTTCTCTGATTCTCCAGATACCAGTTGGGTGTCCAACAATTCAATCCGATTCTCATATCATCTACTTGGAGTTAGTGCCAGATCCCACAAGTTAAAGGTCTCATTCCCACAAGATTGCccacacttcagatgccagttgcagGCCCCAGGCCGCCATACTTCTGACTGCCCAGCTATAAATCTAGAGTTCCCACAGCCCTCCCCTCCGATTCAATAATTTTCTAGaatagctcacagaactcaggaaaacactttaCTTATATTTACCAGTTCATTGTAAAGGCTACaattcaggaacagccaaatggaagagaggcgtgggggtggggcggtgcacagagcttccatgcctcTGGAGCTTGGACCCTTTTTCATAGGGTCATTTaggctgttggcagaattcagctcCCTGTGGTTGCAAGTTCCTATTTTCCTGCTAGTTGTCGCCGGGAACCGCTCTTAGCTCCTAGAGGCTATTCTCAGGTCCTTGCCACGTGGTTCCCCTCCGCCCCATAGCCCTTTCACACTTTCACTCTTTCTTCAAGTAGGGTCCAGTCCCTTTTGAGGACTCACTTGATTAGGTCAGTCCACCCAGGATAGTGtcccttttgattaactcaaagtcaactgatcAAGGACCATCTGCCATGTAACACAGCGTAATCATGGTAATGATAATACCATCACATTCACAAGTCCTGCTCACATTCAAGGGGAGGATGTATACACCAGCAGGCAGGAATATTGGGGGCTGTCTTAGAAATCTGCCAATCACAGAACCTAACAGGtgagttttgttggttttttttaaagcaaataaaagtaACCATGAATGATGAAGACATGGATACCTATGTGTTTGCTGTTGGTACTCGGAAAGCCTTGGTACGACTACAGAAAGAGATGCAGGATCTGGTATGTCAggttctttttcaaatatgtagAAACTGTGTCTctttattacataaatatttgaCTTCAGAGCATAAGATAATTATATCACTTGAACAGTTGTATCACTTTGAAATAGGTCAGTACATATTctcttgagaaaaaaaagtcCTTGTGCATAATAAAATATCATGTCTTACTTTCAACTGCATCTTCCTCTAGAGTGAGTTTTGTAGTGACAAACCTAAGTCTGGAGCGAAGTATGGACTGCCTGACTCCTTGGCCATCCTGTCAGAGATGGGAGAAGTCACAGAGGGAATGATGGATACAAAGGTAAATACAATAGAAGACATACATTTGTAGACCATTTACAGGGCAGTCTCCCTGAAAGTTACACTGtacaaattcttcatttttatcttcctttccCACACAACCattaaaatactttctttaaaCAATAGAGTCACGTGTCGAAAAGACAGTTTTATTAGTCAAGAAATTCTCTCTAAATCAAGAACAGATTGTCCCTAGGATTGCTAATGGCTTTCAGGTTTTTTGAAAAAGCACTACTACTTTAATCCTTATCACCATGTCATTTAGTAcgttttttaaagtttcagttaGTATAGAAGACAGGTATGTAAAgagctatttttttcctattggttGTGTATGGTAACAGCACATCTTAGTATCATAAAAATATAGGAAAGCTCAAAGACAGTTCTAAATGTAAGTTCTGGGTGATGTGGTTGTGAAGAAttcctaaaattattttagattttatgttCATGCTTTCACTCGTATTTTGAACACTATTTTGAGATATATTTTCAGCTGCTCAATTTTGATCATTGGTGTGACTAAAGAAAGGCAGTAGTTTCATCATAGGGAGAGtccttatttaaatttaatttttttaagctttagcCTTCATGACATTGTGCAAAAGTAAGGAGGATTAAAGAGTGAATATCtttatgaaaaaagagaagtgcaTCAAAcctacttcaaaaaaaataattttcttttcttatttcagaTGGTTCACTTTCTTACACACTATGCTGACAAGATTGAATCTGTTCATTTTTCAGACCAGTTCTCTGGTCCAAAAATTATGCAAGAGtacgtataaaataaaaatattgaaatcagTTTTCTTCACTAGCTTTCTGTGTTGAAACACCTGCAAGGTGCTTCTGCAATTTCCCTTCCCAAATGAGTGAGGGAAGTTGGTGACAGCAtccaagttttcctttgctttgacTGCATGCATCGTGAAGGTAATTGAAAACCTATGGGGGACAATCAGATAAGCCTCCCCAGTTTGCACGTGTCACCATATGTATGCATCACCCACTCAGTGAGGTAAATGAGAATCTAACAGAATGGCTAATACTAAGAAAATGCAATTGGTAATCTCTGTCCTTTGTAGTCtagggttgttgttttttggttttctttttcctttttaatttatgaTGTGAATCTGTCTGTGATGTTTGACTTGTGTTTGATTGCAGGTGTATGCATTTTGTAATTCATGGCCTTTTCCGGCTTTCTTCTTTGAATGGTTGAGTGATTatattctttctagtgtattatCAGACACCCTTAATGCCCATAAAGTTTCTGGCTTTATAGTAATATTGTTCGAATGTAAATATTCAGGGCTTGAATTTGCTGTTTGATTTCATATCCTGTCGCAGGAGAGCATATTTAAGTTTACCCTTGGTGTAGAATTGGTTCTGACCTAAATTTTTGGCTAAGGACTGTGGAGTTGAATACAGTTAAAAGccaatttgaattttaatttctgtCAAAATCACTAAGGTAATCAAAATTACTTATGCCTCTAGATGGTGTTGGATCATCCTTGCCTTGCTCAACTCAATAATAACACTGTGGACAAAGTATCTCATTGcggcgttcatggagcattttgtaTATGGGGGGAGGTGTGGAGGGTTGAAAGTCAAAGATTGCAAGAGGATTCTTTGGGGGGTCAGAACTAAATTATATATGCTATAGTAGATTATTTCTCAACTTATTCTGAGCCCGACTCAAAAATAAGATCCTTCATCATAGGAAGATAGATTAAGAGttggaaataaaacataaaaatccatcaaaataaacaaaaaggttATTTAAAATATGGGCCTCATACTTAAATACAGGCTCATTTCTGGCTCCCCAGGTGAGATGGAATTATCCTGCCTGGAGGGGACATCACTGGAGGTGTTGAAGGATAGGATAAAGATCACTTGGGAATGCATCCATCAGGTAGAAGAGTGGACCAGATGACCTGTAAAGCTCCTTCGGGCTCTGAGATTGTATTTGACTTGGGGATGCCAAGCCAAATACTGTGCTGATTATTTGCACAGGTATCTGTTCATCTAAGTGAATTGGGTGACTTATGTGCATGGAAAGTATCTCTCTCTTGTGTTCTTTCTAAATAACTCTTTCTTTTATGACAGGGAAGGTCAGCCTTTAAAGCTACCTGACACTAAGAGGACACTATTGTTTACATTTAATGGTAAGTGTTCTGTGTCCTGTCTGAGTTCTTTGTTTTCTGTGAGATGATCTTAAGGAGAGTATTGTTTCTTTCTAAATGATAGCTATAAAAAACTACATTAAAACtaaccccagggacttccctggcggtccagtggttaagacttggctttccaatgcagggggtaccggttcgatccctgttcagggagctaagatcccacatgccttgcggccaaaaaacccaaaacatataaCAGActcaatattgtaacaaattcaataaagacttaaaaaaaaatggtccacatcaaaaaaaaaatctttaaaaaaaacaacctcaTGCCAGCTTATTGGTTTTTTGGTTTCTTCAATAAGagatccttttatatattttaatttctattttctgcTGCATTTTAGCTGCCTAAGAAACTTGGAGAAAGGAGCCTattaatacaaaaagaaaaaaaaagttaatacaaGAAGTATGAATGCTGCCATTAACTCAATAGGaaaatggttttgttttccaGTGCCTGGCTCAGGTAACACTTACCCAAAGGATATGGAGGCTTTACTACCCCTGATGAACATGGTGATTTATTCTATTGATAAAGCCAAAAAGTTTCGACTCAACAGAGAAGTAAGACCTGCAGCCTTTATTATAAGTTGGAgccttttattgtgtttttccccCCAaggggcggcggggaggggggtCAGCTTTCGAttatttcagtgatttttatctttGCTAGTTGACTTAAAAGTGCTACATGGGAGTGGTTTTATGAAAGAATATTAAATGGGATTTTGTTTCTGTTGGATTGAAATGGATTTCTTATAAATTGCTTTGTTTCCTGGGGAAAGGGCAAACAAAAAGCAGACAAGAACCGAGCTCGAGTGGAGGAGAACTTCTTGAAGCTGACGCATGTGCAGAGACAGGAAGCTGCCCAGTCTCGGCGTGAGGAGAAGAAAAGAGCAGAGAAGGAGCGAATCATGAATGAGGAAGATCCTGAGAAACAGCGCAGGCTGGAGGTAAGACAGACTTTTCTTATCACCGTGGTAAAACTCAGA
This window of the Balaenoptera ricei isolate mBalRic1 chromosome 20, mBalRic1.hap2, whole genome shotgun sequence genome carries:
- the CCDC47 gene encoding PAT complex subunit CCDC47 isoform X1 — encoded protein: MKAFHAFCVVLLIFGSVSEAKFDDFEDEEDIVEYDDNDFAEFEDVTEDSVTESPQRVITTEDDEDETTVELEGQDENQEGDFEDADTQEGDTESEPYDDEEFEGYEDKPDTSSSKNKDPITIVDVPAHLQNSWESYYLEILMVTGLLAYIMNYIIGKNKNSRLAQAWFNTHRELLESNFTLVGDDGTNKEATSTGKLNQENEHIYNLWCSGRVCCEGMLIQLRFLKRQDLLNVLARMMRPVSDQVQIKVTMNDEDMDTYVFAVGTRKALVRLQKEMQDLSEFCSDKPKSGAKYGLPDSLAILSEMGEVTEGMMDTKMVHFLTHYADKIESVHFSDQFSGPKIMQEEGQPLKLPDTKRTLLFTFNVPGSGNTYPKDMEALLPLMNMVIYSIDKAKKFRLNREGKQKADKNRARVEENFLKLTHVQRQEAAQSRREEKKRAEKERIMNEEDPEKQRRLEEAALRREQKKLEKKQMKMKQIKVKAM
- the CCDC47 gene encoding PAT complex subunit CCDC47 isoform X2, which produces MKAFHAFCVVLLIFGSVSEAKFDDFEDEEDIVEYDDNDFAEFEDVTEDSVTESPQRVITTEDDEDETTVELEGQDENQEGDFEDADTQEGDTESEPYDDEEFEGYEDKPDTSSSKNKDPITIVDVPAHLQNSWESYYLEILMVTGLLAYIMNYIIGKNKNSRLAQAWFNTHRELLESNFTLVGDDGTNKEATSTGKLNQENEHIYNLWCSGRVCCEGMLIQLRFLKRQDLLNVLARMMRPVSDQVSEFCSDKPKSGAKYGLPDSLAILSEMGEVTEGMMDTKMVHFLTHYADKIESVHFSDQFSGPKIMQEEGQPLKLPDTKRTLLFTFNVPGSGNTYPKDMEALLPLMNMVIYSIDKAKKFRLNREGKQKADKNRARVEENFLKLTHVQRQEAAQSRREEKKRAEKERIMNEEDPEKQRRLEEAALRREQKKLEKKQMKMKQIKVKAM